The Stieleria maiorica genome includes the window CTGCGTCGCGGAAGTCCTGCTGGCCTGCTTTTGGACTCCCCCGCCACCGACCGATCCCTTCGTCGGATTCTCGCCCAGCGTCCCCTTGTTGGTCGAATCCCCGCCGATCGATCCAAACGCATCAACGAAAGAAGCCGGCTTTCGAATCAATCCCGCCAAACTGGTCTGGTTCAACGACCAATGGTTCCCGGCGACAAAGTCACCGGAGGCTTACCGCATCGTCTGTCTGGGCGGGTCGACGACCTACGGGCGACCGTTTCATGATGCCACGTCGTTTTGCGGTTGGCTTAGGACGATGTTGCCGATGGTCGCACCGGACCGTCATTGGGAAGTCATCAACGCCGGTGGGATCAGCTACGCCAGCTATCGTATCGCCGGTGTCATGCAAGAATTCGCCGCCCACGACGTCGACCTGTTCATCGTGTACACCGGACAAAACGAATTCTTGGAATGGCGAACCTACGGTGATCTGCTCGAATCCTCGGACACGCCGGGAGTGATGGCGACACGCTGGCTGGGGACCTTGGCCCGCAACACCCACCTCGGACAATCGCTTCAATCACTGGCCGATCGGATGCGATCCTCCGCGACAGACGAAAGCAAACCGATGCTGCAGGGAGAGGTCGATGAGATCCTGAATCACACGATTGGACCGGCCAGCTACAAACGTGACCCACACTGGCATCGCGGCGTGGAGCAACACTTTCGCGTCAACCTGCGGCGGATGGAACGCATCGCCCGCGACGCCGGCGCCGAAATGGCGGTCATCGTTCCGGCGTCCAACCTCCGAGACTGCGCGCCCTTCAAGTCCGACTTCGGCGACGACATCGACGACACCACGCGCCGGCGTTTGGCAGAAGACCTGGAAGTCGCTCGCCAAATGCTCACCGACGGAGCCGCCGAGCAGTCGCTGGAGGTTTTGGAACTGATCCTTGCCGAAGATCAGCGAAACGCAGACGTCCACTACTTGCGTGGTCGAGCCCTCTTGCAAGTGGATCATGCGGACGAAGCCCGTAAGAGTTTCCAACGCGCAATCGATGAAGACATCTGCCCGTTGCGCGCGACGACTCCGATCAAGCAGGCCATCGAAACGTTCATCGGCGAAGGGGCCGTCATCCCGATTGATTTTGAATCCCACTTGAGCCGATTGAGGCGAAACGAAGAGGGGCATGCTTGCTTCGGCGCCGAGTCGTTTCTCGATCACGTGCACCCCACGATCGATGTGCATCGCGAAATCGCGTTGGTGATACTAAGTGCGCTTGTCGATCGCGAAATCGTCCCCGAAGTCCCCTCGCCGGATCAGATCGCCGCGGCGACGCAAACGATCCACGGCAAGCTTGACCGGCAAACCCAAGGCGTCGCGTTTCGCAATCTGGCCAAGCTGACGCATTGGGCGGGCAAGTTCGAAGAGGCCAGGCGGAGTGCCAACGACGCGCTGCGGTTGCTGCCGGAGGATCTGGAAAGCCGCTATGTCTTGGCGGATTGCCTGGTGCACGAGGGACAGATTGACGCGGCGATCGAGCAGTACAGCGAATTGTTTCGCATCGGACATTTCGACCGAGCCTGCCAACCGTTCGGAGAGTTGCTGGCGATGCAGGGCCACCACGACGCGGCCAAGGGGTACCTGATGCAAGCGATTTTCGTCAGCGAAGGCCCGCGCCAAGCGTCCGCCTACCGCTCGCTCGGCCGCCTGCACGAGACACTGGGGGAGACGGAATTGGCCGCCGAGTGCTTCGAAAAGGCCGCCGAACTGCGGCCCTGACCTCCCGCTCGACATGGGGGCAATCGCCCCCTGTAGCGGAACTCGCCAAGAGTTTCGCATCCCGGCGGCCTCGCCGCACAAACCGAAAGCCTCCGCGGCTTCCGCTACCGTCCCCGCCAGCATCAGCACCATCAAAGACCATTGCCCCCGATCCCCCCCTGCCCAAAACAAACGTCACATGAAATCTCTGCAGAAAACACATCGGATTTCAGAATTCCGCACGCCCTCCATTGTCTAGGGGTTGCCACCACGTCACACTAGACGGGCCGGGAACGACTGCGCATGCAACCGGCTCGATCGCCCACGCGATTTTGAGCAACACATTCCCGCCAGCTGGAAAAGGCTCGCCCGCGGTAGCCGCCTTTCCCCGCTTAACTGTTTAACCACCGCATGACGAATTGGACGACCGCGCCGGCAAATTCGCCCGGCGTTGCGAGCCGTACTGTGACGTCTTCGGTTCGCCGAGTGCGTCCGCGGCCCGGGTGATTCGATGCAATCACCCGCCACCGATCTCCCTTTTTGACTAGCCCGAACGAGCCCATGACAAAAGCGTCCATCACCGCAACTCCCCTGCCCGACATCCAATCGACGGGCGACCGACGCAAGGTCGCGATCAATAAAGTCGGGGTGACAAATGTGCGGTACCCGATTTCGCTGCGGACGCCCGGAAAGGGCCAAGGCAACGAATTCATCCACACCGTCGCGACGATCAACATGTTCGTCTCGCTGCCGCACGATGTGAAAGGGACCCACATGTCGCGGTTCTTGGAAGTGCTGAACGAGTACCACGAGGAACTCAGCAGCGACGCCTTGCCGCTGGTCGCCAACCGGATGAAAGAGAGACTGGAATCCGAAGACGCCTATCTGGAGCTGAACTTCCCCTACTTCATCGACAAGCAAGCGCCTGTCAGCGGCCAGTCCGGAAAGCTGGACTTCGATGTCGCCTTTGAACTGGCCAGCAACGGGACCGACGACTTCGTGATGACGCTGAAAATCCCGGCGACCAGCCTGTGTCCGTGCTCCAAAGAGATCTCGGATTACGGTGCCCACAACCAACGCTGTGACATGACGGTCAAAGTTCGCATGGCCGAAGGCGTCCATCTGTGGATCGAAGAACTGTTCGGAATCGTCGAACAATGCGCCTCCACGCAAGTCTTCAGCGTTCTGAAACGCCCCGACGAGAAATGGGTCACCGAACGGGCCTATGAAAACCCAAAATTCGTTGAAGACATCGTCCGGGACTTGGCGGTCGCACTCAACAACGATGACCGCATCGTCTGGTATCAAGTCAGCAGCGAAAACTACGAATCGATCCACAATCACAATGCGTACGCGTTCATCGAACGTGATAAACGCGAAGAATAAGATTCCGCGACGCAAGGACGATCGGTGACAATCGTTTTCCGCCGCAGTTCAATTGGCGTACTTGCCGATGCGTCCGGACATTCGCCGTGTTCTCCGAACTCGGCGGATCGCGTCAGCGATGCTTTACCCCGCGCCGACCTCGGAGAGGACGGCGACTGTGTCCAGCCCGAACGAAAACTAGGCTTCGGCAGACAACGAGCGGCGGGTTAGAATAGGCGGCATTCAACCACCGCCTTTTGTCCTCCCCGCCATGAAACCATTCTCGTTCCACACGCCGCGACTTCGCGACGCGGCGTCTGCTGTTCTTCTGACAGTCGGTTTGTTCGCGGTTGCGATCGAGACCGCCGCCGCCCAAGACTCCTCTCCCCAGAACACTGCCGCCCAGGTCACTGCCGCCCAGGTCACTGCCGCCCAGGTCACTGCCGCCCAGGTCACTGCTCCCGACGGTGTCGAGGTGCTTTCGGACATCCAGTACGCGACGACCCCGCATGGGCCGCTCCTACTGGACTTGTACCGGCCCGAGCAAATCGATCGCAACTTGCCGGTCATCGTCTTTGTGCACGGCGGCGGATGGAAAGGTGGCGACAAGCGATCGGGGCTCAAGATCGCAGCATGGCTGGCGGGCGAAAACTATGCCGTGGCGAGTATCAATTACCGCCTGTTGGAAGTGTCCGCCTGGCCGACGCAGATCGACGATTGCTACGCAGCGGTCCGCTGGGTGCGCGAGCACGCCGAACAGTATCGGTTCGATCCCGACCGCATCGTCGCTTGGGGAACGTCGGCCGGAGGTCACTTGGCGGCGCTGATGGCGACGCGTCCGTATCCGGGGAACGAATCGACCAGCAGTCGTGTGCATGCCGGCATCGATTGGTTCGGCCCCACCGACCTGCTCACCATGCCTCCCAACGTCGTGTCGCAATCGCGGAGCTTTGAAGACGTTGCGAAATCCAATGGTGCGCGACTGCTTCAAGCACCGGTCATGACCGTCCCGGAGTTGGCAAAGACGGCCAGCGCCTTGTACAACGTGACGCCCGATGACCCTCCGATGCTGATCATGCATGGCGACCAGGATCCGGGTGTCCCGGTCGACCAAAGTGTGCGACTGGCCGAGGCGCTCAAGAAAGCCGGGGTGCCCGTGCAATTAGAAATCATCCCGGGAGCCGGGCACGGTGGGAAAGCGTTTCAAACACCCGAGGTCCGTGCTGCAGTCAGGCGTTTCTTGAAAGAACATCTCCAATAATCGACGCGATTCATCTTACGGCGACTCCCGAAAATGAACTCCAAACTGCTCCTCCGCGAAGATGCGATCATCAAAACCGTTGCGGCGTTGCACCAGCGGATTTCGGACCGGTTTCCCGACAGCGGGCTTTCCAATCTGTGCACGCAACTGCTGGAGGTCGCCGAGAAGTCGGCCGTGCGTGCCCAAGGGATCGGCGAGTCGGTTTGGTGGATCCGTATTTGCGGCTACCTGCTCGCACTGTTGGTGGTCGTGTTGGTCGGCGGAATGATCTGGTTCACCACCCACTCGGTCCGCTTCAAAGACGAAGCGATCGGTTGGCCTGATTTGATCGGGACCTTCGACGCGGGGACCAGCGGGCTGATCGTCCTGGGCGCGACGATCTACTTTTTGATCAGTTTGGAAATCCGAATCAAACGCCGTCGCGCATTGATCGCCGTGCACGAACTGCGGTCGATCGCCCACGTGGTCGACATGCATCAATTGACCAAAGACCCCGAGCGGATGCTTCAGCGGTACCGGCAAACGCGAAACTCGCCGGCCGAGGCGATGAGTCCGATGGAGTTAAGTCGCTACCTGGACTACTGCACCGAAATGCTGTCGCTGATCGGCAAGATCGCCGCACTGTACGT containing:
- the folE2 gene encoding GTP cyclohydrolase FolE2; this translates as MTKASITATPLPDIQSTGDRRKVAINKVGVTNVRYPISLRTPGKGQGNEFIHTVATINMFVSLPHDVKGTHMSRFLEVLNEYHEELSSDALPLVANRMKERLESEDAYLELNFPYFIDKQAPVSGQSGKLDFDVAFELASNGTDDFVMTLKIPATSLCPCSKEISDYGAHNQRCDMTVKVRMAEGVHLWIEELFGIVEQCASTQVFSVLKRPDEKWVTERAYENPKFVEDIVRDLAVALNNDDRIVWYQVSSENYESIHNHNAYAFIERDKREE
- a CDS encoding alpha/beta hydrolase translates to MKPFSFHTPRLRDAASAVLLTVGLFAVAIETAAAQDSSPQNTAAQVTAAQVTAAQVTAAQVTAPDGVEVLSDIQYATTPHGPLLLDLYRPEQIDRNLPVIVFVHGGGWKGGDKRSGLKIAAWLAGENYAVASINYRLLEVSAWPTQIDDCYAAVRWVREHAEQYRFDPDRIVAWGTSAGGHLAALMATRPYPGNESTSSRVHAGIDWFGPTDLLTMPPNVVSQSRSFEDVAKSNGARLLQAPVMTVPELAKTASALYNVTPDDPPMLIMHGDQDPGVPVDQSVRLAEALKKAGVPVQLEIIPGAGHGGKAFQTPEVRAAVRRFLKEHLQ
- a CDS encoding tetratricopeptide repeat protein; the protein is MTPAPPHRVQPQTPPHISLGKRLLFSGVMAALVLCVAEVLLACFWTPPPPTDPFVGFSPSVPLLVESPPIDPNASTKEAGFRINPAKLVWFNDQWFPATKSPEAYRIVCLGGSTTYGRPFHDATSFCGWLRTMLPMVAPDRHWEVINAGGISYASYRIAGVMQEFAAHDVDLFIVYTGQNEFLEWRTYGDLLESSDTPGVMATRWLGTLARNTHLGQSLQSLADRMRSSATDESKPMLQGEVDEILNHTIGPASYKRDPHWHRGVEQHFRVNLRRMERIARDAGAEMAVIVPASNLRDCAPFKSDFGDDIDDTTRRRLAEDLEVARQMLTDGAAEQSLEVLELILAEDQRNADVHYLRGRALLQVDHADEARKSFQRAIDEDICPLRATTPIKQAIETFIGEGAVIPIDFESHLSRLRRNEEGHACFGAESFLDHVHPTIDVHREIALVILSALVDREIVPEVPSPDQIAAATQTIHGKLDRQTQGVAFRNLAKLTHWAGKFEEARRSANDALRLLPEDLESRYVLADCLVHEGQIDAAIEQYSELFRIGHFDRACQPFGELLAMQGHHDAAKGYLMQAIFVSEGPRQASAYRSLGRLHETLGETELAAECFEKAAELRP